AGCTGGATTGGTCGAAGCCAGCTGTCTTAAGATTTCAAATAATTGATCATCAGTCAGCAAGACTTTTTTGACTTGGATAAACTTCTCTGACGTTTTTTGCATTAAAGCCAAAGCAGAGTCGCCGCCATCGACAGGTTTAACAATTGTCTTCGATCTTTTTGACAGGCTGCCAACCAAATTTTCTAGTTGCCCATTTAAGGACTGATAAATCTGGCCATTCGCCAATTTTTTTCGAGCTTGGATAACCGTATCTTTAATTAATGCAATCTGGTCATCAATCATTTAAAACTAGTCTCCTTTTTGGCAAACTCACTGGTAAAGTTATGATACTGCATACTCAAAGTCAAACCAATTCCGATCATATTAGCCATTAATGCCGACCCGCCTTGGCTGATAAAGGGCAGCGGAATACCCGTTAATGGCACCAGTCCGATACTCATACCAATATTTTCAAATACATGGAAAAGCACCATTAAGACAACGCCAGAGACAACGTAGGCATAGAAAGAATTTTTCGTATCAAATACACGGCGTATCAGACTGTAAATGAGTAGAAAATAAAGCAGAATCACGACGAAACCGCCAACAAAGCCCAGCCCCTCACCAATCACAGAAAAAATCATATCTGACTCACGAACCGGCACATAGACAGAAATATTATTGACACCGTTACCAAAAATACGGCCGGAACCAATCGCCTTAATCGACTGAAACAGCTGAAAGCCGCTTTGCGAGCTTGCAGCACCGCCAGGATTTAACCAATCGTCCACACGAGCAAATTGGTAGGCCTGAAATCCTAAATTAGTCAGAATCGTCCGGCCAGCTGTCGTGGTCACGGCAAATATCGCTAGGGCACCAATCGTACTAACAGTCGCAGTAATAGGCACCAAGATACGGTTCAAGATACCGGAAACCAAGAAAATACCACCAAAAATGGCAACAAATACTAGCGTGGAACCAAAATCATGCTGCAGCTGCATCAAAATGATAACCGGCAAGGTTAGAGCAATCATCTTCACTATCAACAAAAAATCTGATGATACCGTATGGACCGCATAATTCTGGTTATGGGTATACACCATTCGCGACAGCATCAAAATCAAGGCTGGTTTCATCACCTCGGAAGGTTGGAAAGTTAAACTGCCAATTGCGAGCCAAGACTTTGCATTCGTTGATGCTGCTAAGGACCGGCTATAGGCAAAAAGTACAAAAACCAATAATGCAATACCTAAAGCATAAGCTATCGGCGCAAAGCGAAAAAGCTGATCAGCATCCAAGTGCATCAGCAGGATGGCTATTCCCCAACCGAAAAGCCACCATAAACACTGGATCAGCATTGAATGAACGATAGAGACTGACGAGTCAGCCCTCAACGCTAAAAATAGCGCACCAAAACCCACTGCCATCAGTGCAAGTACAACAAAAATGATCCGCCAATCAATTTGCGAATCATCTTTACGACGAAAAGTCGCGGCTCTATTTTTCAAATTCGGATTTTGCATTTTTAAATTAAGCTTGACGCAAATTAAAGTTAGAAATGACAGCCATCACTGCCTGATCTTGTTTTTTGAAATCTCCCAAAAAATTATCCCAAACATTCTTCGCCAAATACAGGCCATCTTTTTGAGTCACATCACCAATGGTCTCACCGGCAATTTGAACGTGTAAGGTAGTACCTTCTTCAACTAATTCCACCTGATAATTTTTCTCTCGATTAGACATTTGATCAATCACTTTTCTATTTTATTAATATGAATATTATTAGACTCGATCTGTGTCTCCTTATCGAGCTTTTTCTTGTAGGCTGGATTACCAATCCCTAAAATTTGATGTGCATTGTGCCGCTCGCGTTTTGCATATTCCAGCAGGGTGCCAGCTCCTTTTGCAACATTGTCCAAAGGCGCATCCGAAATATTAACCGGAACGTGTAATTCCTGCTGAAGCAGCGTGTCAATACCGCCGCCTTTGACTTTAGAGCCCAATAAAGCACCACCACCAGTCAGCATAATGCCGCGATCGATAATATCTCCTGCTAGCCCCGGCTGAATCTGTCCCAAAATTTCCTTGGCTGAACGAACAATCGTCGTTAAAGTAGCATGCATCGCTTCTTCAATGTCGTTTGAATCAATGGTAACTTGTTTAGGCAAGCCCTTCACAGAATTAGCATCATTAAGATCCTGTCCACGAATAGTCATCTCAATCGGATTGGTAACTTGTAAGGCAGATCCGACATCCTGCTTAATACGTTCGGCCATAGGTGTTCCGATCAAAATACCAAACTGTTGACGCAAATAACGAATAATATCCTGCGTTAATTGATCACCGGCCATACGTAAAGACTGGCTAGCTACGATGTCCCCGCCTGATAAGACGGCAATATCCGAGGTACCGCCGCCAATATCAATCACCATGCTTCCAACAAAGTCAAAAATATCAAGTCCAGCACCAACAGCAGCAACTTTCGGCTCATACTCAAGGTAGACGTTTGCACCACCAGCAGATTGAGCAGCCTGAATAATCGCTTTACGTTCAATCTCGGTAATATTTGTCGGCGCACAAATCATAATGTTCGGTCGACTCATCCAACCCTTGACACGTAATTGGTTGACAAAAGTCGTCAGCATTGCCTCAGTCGCATCAAAATCCGAGATCACACCATCTTTTAATGGACGAACAACACGAATATCCTGATTGCCTCGATCAATCCATTTATAAGCATCCGAGCCGATTGCTAAAACCTGATCAGTCTTTGCATCGATTGCGACGACTGATGGCTCATTTAGCGCAATCCCCTGACCTTCAACGTAGATCAAGACATTCGCTGTTCCTAAATCAATACCAATATCTTTTGCCATAAAACCTCGCAGTCAATTATAACACGGCAATTTTTCCTACCGTTGAAAACTTTGGCTAAAACTAATTATCAAATTCCCCATTGTTAAGAAAAAATTAGCAACAAAATATCCAATAACAATTGCCAAAAAAGCCCTCAAAATAAGTATTTGCCGTCTAGCACTATGCAATACAATTTTCTCGAATTCAACATTTTGCAGGCTCCAAAACGAAATGTAGACACAAACCAGGGTAAACATAAATTGAAATAAACTCTGCATGCTTTTGATTGTATACAAAAAAGACACATAAACTGTGTCTTTTAAGAAATTATTATCGAACTTTAGAAGCATTGATACGATTAATTGCTCTGGCCAGTGCAACACGCGCACGCGCACTTTCATCCGTTGTTTGTGCATTCCTGGCACGAATTTTAGCTCGTTCCTCGGCCGCCTGAGCTCGACTGACATCAATATCTTTTGCATTTTCCGCTGAATCCGCCACAACGGTCAACGTATTATTAGAAAATTCAGCAAAACCACCGTTAACCGTATACAGATCCTCATCTTTCCCACGATGAATGCGCATCTGCGAAATCTTCAGCGCGACGACAATTGGAATATGGTTTGCCATGATCCCAATCTCGCCCTCAAGCGTATCAAGCACCGCCAAACTCACAT
The Oenococcus kitaharae DSM 17330 DNA segment above includes these coding regions:
- a CDS encoding FtsW/RodA/SpoVE family cell cycle protein, with product MQNPNLKNRAATFRRKDDSQIDWRIIFVVLALMAVGFGALFLALRADSSVSIVHSMLIQCLWWLFGWGIAILLMHLDADQLFRFAPIAYALGIALLVFVLFAYSRSLAASTNAKSWLAIGSLTFQPSEVMKPALILMLSRMVYTHNQNYAVHTVSSDFLLIVKMIALTLPVIILMQLQHDFGSTLVFVAIFGGIFLVSGILNRILVPITATVSTIGALAIFAVTTTAGRTILTNLGFQAYQFARVDDWLNPGGAASSQSGFQLFQSIKAIGSGRIFGNGVNNISVYVPVRESDMIFSVIGEGLGFVGGFVVILLYFLLIYSLIRRVFDTKNSFYAYVVSGVVLMVLFHVFENIGMSIGLVPLTGIPLPFISQGGSALMANMIGIGLTLSMQYHNFTSEFAKKETSFK
- a CDS encoding DUF2969 domain-containing protein; the protein is MIDQMSNREKNYQVELVEEGTTLHVQIAGETIGDVTQKDGLYLAKNVWDNFLGDFKKQDQAVMAVISNFNLRQA
- a CDS encoding rod shape-determining protein, which codes for MAKDIGIDLGTANVLIYVEGQGIALNEPSVVAIDAKTDQVLAIGSDAYKWIDRGNQDIRVVRPLKDGVISDFDATEAMLTTFVNQLRVKGWMSRPNIMICAPTNITEIERKAIIQAAQSAGGANVYLEYEPKVAAVGAGLDIFDFVGSMVIDIGGGTSDIAVLSGGDIVASQSLRMAGDQLTQDIIRYLRQQFGILIGTPMAERIKQDVGSALQVTNPIEMTIRGQDLNDANSVKGLPKQVTIDSNDIEEAMHATLTTIVRSAKEILGQIQPGLAGDIIDRGIMLTGGGALLGSKVKGGGIDTLLQQELHVPVNISDAPLDNVAKGAGTLLEYAKRERHNAHQILGIGNPAYKKKLDKETQIESNNIHINKIEK
- a CDS encoding DUF1146 domain-containing protein translates to MHKQRMKVRVRVLHWPEQLIVSMLLKFDNNFLKDTVYVSFLYTIKSMQSLFQFMFTLVCVYISFWSLQNVEFEKIVLHSARRQILILRAFLAIVIGYFVANFFLTMGNLIISFSQSFQR
- a CDS encoding F0F1 ATP synthase subunit epsilon; the encoded protein is MAENLSTNENQLTASIVTPDGTVYNQSDVSLAVLDTLEGEIGIMANHIPIVVALKISQMRIHRGKDEDLYTVNGGFAEFSNNTLTVVADSAENAKDIDVSRAQAAEERAKIRARNAQTTDESARARVALARAINRINASKVR